A window of Roseiflexus castenholzii DSM 13941 genomic DNA:
CCGCCATGTCCGCCTGCGTGATCGACTGCCGACAGCGCATTCCCCAGGGTGTGATCGCCACTTCCCGAAAGGCGCGCTACTGCTGATCAAGAATCGCCTGGAAATCCTCGAACGGTCGCGCGCCCACCAGTCGTGTTCCGCCAATATCGAACACCGGACGCGAACGGATGCCAGCGTCCTGCGCGGCGCGAAAATCGGCTTCGATGCGCGCGCGGTGTTTGCGCGATTGCACACAGACGTTATACTCATTCATATCCAGATCGATTGTTTGCGCCAGGTATGTCAGCGCTGCGCCAACATCGCCGGTGGTGTAGAGTGCTGCCTGGTTGCGGTAGATGGCGTCGCGCATTTCCCAGAATTTGCCCTGGTCGCCTGCGCATTCCGCCGCTTCCGCTGCACGCAGCGATTCCTCGCCGAGTTGCAGGAGATGCCGATAGACAATGCGCGCCTTTCCGGTTGCAACATAGGCGTCGATAATTGCCGGTTCCGTCTCTTCCACATGAAAGGCGCATGCAGTGCAGAGAAAATCCGAGAACTCCAGAATGGTCACCGGCGCGTCGGCGTTCCCCAAATAGTGGTATCCTTCCGGCGTGCGTCCTCGCTCCAGTCCGGCTGCCTCGGTGGTTGCCGCCGGTGTGTCGGATGCTGGCGTTGCTACGGCGCTTACCTGCGTTGCGCTTGGAGCCGTGGAAACGATCGGCGCCGATTGTGGCGGCGTGGGTGCGGCGGATGGCGTTCCGCCACACGCAGCAATGATGATCGGGAGGATAATGGCGAGAGGAAGGACTTGATGTTGCTTTATCACGCGGTGTATCCCTTTCGTTGAGAGCATGTTCGAATAACCCCACGGAGTTAAGAACGGAGTGTCATCAGGCATGGATGTTCCTTCCATTTCCCTGGTCTGCACCGTTCGCGATGAGGCGGACAATATTGCAGAACTGATCGATTCGATGCTGGCGCAATCGTTGTTGCCGGACGAGATTGTGATCAACGACTGCCAGAGCCGCGATGCAACGCCACAGATCGTTGCCCGCTACATTGCATGCGGAGCGCCCATTCGTCTGGTGCAGGGCGGTCACAATATCCCTTCGGGGCGCAATAACGCCATTCGCCACGCACGCGGCGCGCTGATCGCCTGTACCGATGCCGGGCTGCGTCTCGAACCGCACTGGCTGGAACGCATCACGGCGCCTATCCGTCGGGGCGATGCCGACGTGGTTGGCGGATTCTTCCGCCCTGCGCCGCGCAGCCTCTTTGAACTTGTGCTCGGCGCGACCAACTACCGTGAGGCGGAAGAGATCGATCCGGCGCGCTTTTTGCCCTTTGGGAAATCGTGCGCTTTTCGTCGTGAGGCGTGGGAACGGGTCGGCGGTTATCCAGAGTGGGCGAATCACTGCGAGGATGTACTGTTTGCGCTGGCGCTCAAACATCTCGGATTTCGCTTCGCCTTCGCTCCCGATGCGCTGGTCTTCTTTCGCCCGCGTTCGTCACTCGCCGCTTTTGCGCGGCAGTACTACTTCTATGCGCGTGGTGATGGCGTCGCCGGTCTCTGGACGCTGCGCCATGCCGTCCGTTACGCCACGTATATCACGGCAGCGATGCTGCTGCTGGCGAGCCGGCGGCATTCGTGGACGCTGGCGCTGATCGCAGCAGGTGCATGCGCGTATGTACGCGATCCGCTGTGGCGTCTACGCCAGCGCGCTCCGGCGCTCGATGGCGTCAGTATGTTGCGCGCGGCGTTGCTGATCCCGGTGATCCGTCTGGTCGGCGATGTTGCCAAGATGATCGGCTACCCCGTTGGTGTCGTCCAACGCCTGCGCTCGGCATCGTTACGAAGAAATGTCGTACATTACCGGAAGAGCGTCACACTACAACAGCACGACCTGACCGATGAGCGACACACCGGCGCGTAGCCGGGCGCCGGGCGCCGGTTGCCATTCGATCAGATCACGTGGCGCCAGCAGGTCGACGCGACTGCCAAAGCGCACACGCGCCAACCGCTGACCGGCGCGCACTCGATCCCCCAGGCGAACCAGCGGCGTGACCGGTTGCCCGGGGATGCGCGCCGTAATCACGAGCAACAGCGGTCCCCACGCTGTCGAAATGCCCAGAAAGAGCCGTTCAGTACGCCGGGCAACGTCGTGTGCGGCGTGAAGGGGGAGCAGGTCCGCAGGGTAATGCTCCAGATAGTCGATTGTGCCAGACGCCGGGCTGCGCTGCACTGCCACATCGAACGGCGAGACGTTGATCGACAGTTGAACAGCGTCGGTATGGAGAAAGCGGTGCTCGTAGAGTTCATTCGTGCCGTGGGCAACGCCGTCGGCAGGCGCGAAGAGCGCATCGGCGTCGTCGGGCGTTGCGCGCTCCGGGTCGCGGCAGAGGAGCGCCGCCGCCGCAGTGAGCGCCAGCGGCAAAGGCGCAAGGCGCGGGCGGACGCGCAGCAGGATGCCGGCAAGCCCAAGCCCGAGGCTGACAATCGGCGTCGCTGCCGGTTCAAAGCCGGGGATACGCGGTAAAGCATCTGATGCACGGTCATTATCGCCCATAGCGGGTGAACCCTTCGAGACGGTCAGACACAAGCGGCAAGGGATCAGCCTTCCTCATCGATCAAGCCCGGCAACAGACGCACCACAATCTGCCCGGCAGCCACATCGAGGGATTCGACCACGTCGTGGATCATTGGCAGCAGCGTATCGGAGCGCCCATGTCGTTCGACGACGATCACATCGTTAGCGCCGGTTTGCAACACCTCGCGCACGATGCCGATCTCTGCGCCGCTGCTCTCAACCACTCGCAAACCATACAGTTGATGAATGAAATACTCATCCGCCTCGAGCGGCGCAGCATCACATTCGCGGATGGTCACCTCTGCGCCGCGCAGCGCCTCAGCCATCGTCCGGTCGGTCACGCCGCCAAGCGTCAGGATCAGCACCCCCGTCTTCGGCTCGCGAATGCGCTGCAAGGGAAACGGGCGGCGTTCTTCGCCCACAAAAACGGTCTGCACATGATGGCGGAGGTGATCGACGCGATCGGTCACCGATCGAACCTTGATCTCGCCGTGTAGTCCAAACGCATCGACCACCGTACCGATCAACAACACCTCATCAGCGGATGGACGGTCTTCCATATCCTTATTCAATATCAACGTGGACGCGCTTATGCCGCCGCGCCGCTGCAACGCTCATCAGGTCGCGGATGGCTTTGGCGACCCGCCCGCTGCGCCCGATGACCTTGCCGGTTTCGTCGGGTGCGACGGTCAGTTGATAGGTCACCGTGTAGCGACCGGTGCGTTCCTTGATCGTCACCGCTTCTGGATGATCGACGAGACTGGTCGCCAGGTATTCCAGCAACGCCTTCATACAGACCTACCCCTCAATTGGTGTCACCGGCGCCGGTTTGCCATCGGCATCAAGGACGCCAACCTGTTTCAGCAGGCGCACGACCGTTTCCGACGGTTGAGCGCCGACTCCGAGCCAATACCGCACACGATCCGCCTTCACATTGAGTTCTTTCGGCTGGCGCACCGGATTGTAGTGCCCGACAATTTCGATGAACCTGCCATCGCGCGGTGCGCGCGAATCGGCGACGACCAGACGATAACTCGGTTTTTTGGTCTTGCCTGTGCGACGAAGACGAATGGTAACCATTGTGCTGATTATTCCTCCACTCCTGTTGACTAACGCAGCCGGCGCATCAACTCACGCGGGTCGATGCCACCTTTGCCGCCCATACGTTTCATCATCCGCTGCATCTGACGGAACTGATTGACCAGTTGAGTCACTTCCTGCACCTGCGTACCGCTGCCACGCGCAATACGTTCCTTGCGCCGCCCCTTGATCAGATCCGGGTTGCGGCGTTCTTCCTTCGTCATCGAGAAGATAATCGCCTCGATCTTCTTCAAGTCCTTTTCGGTAATAATCTCCTCGCGCGCCAGTTTATCAAGCCCCGGAATCATGCCGAGAATTTGCTGGAGCGGACCAAGTTTACGCATCTGCTGCATCGAAGCCAGGAAATCCTCGAAATCGAACGACCCCTTGACCAGTTTCTTCTGCATCTTGCGCGCCTGCTCTTCATCGTAGATCGCCTCGGCGCGTTCGATCAGCGACAGCACATCGCCCATCCCCAGGATGCGCGACGCCAACCGATCCGGATGGAACGGCTCAATCGTACTGGCTTCGACCTTCTCGCCCGACCCCAGGAACTTGATCGGCACGCCGGTGACGGCGCGCACCGACAAGGCTGCGCCGCCGCGCGCATCACCATCGATCTTCGTAAAGATAATGCCGGTCAGCCCGACGCGCCGGTTGAACTCCTCGGCAACGCGCACCGCTTCCTGCCCGATCATCGCATCCACGACCAACAAACGCTCCACCGGTTCGACGGCTGCGTTGATCTGTTCGAGTTCCACCATAAGCGGCTCATCGATCTGAAGTCGTCCGGCAGTGTCGATAATGACGTGCGTGATGCTCTCGTCGCGCGCGCGGCGCACAGCATTGCGCGCAATGTCGGGCGGGCGGGACTGAGCGCCCTCCGAATGCACCGGAATGCCAAGTTGCCGCCCCAGCGACTCGAGTTGGGTAATGGCTGCCGGGCGATAGATGTCGGCAGCGACCAGCAGTGGACGTTTGCCCTTCTTGCGCAGCCAGAGCGCCAGTTTGGCGGCGGTCGTCGTCTTGCCGGAACCCTGCAAGCCGATCAGCATAATGATCGTCGGACCCGGGCGCGCTTCGGCGAGCGGCACATTCGCCTGACCGAGCAGATCGATCAATTCCTGGTGAACGATCTTAATGACCTGCTGCGCTGGCGTCAGACTTTTCGTGACCTCTTCACCGACGGCTTTCTCCGTCACACGCGCAACGAATTCGCGCACCACCTTGAGATTGACGTCGGCTTCGAGCAGCGCGATGCGCACCTGCTTCATCGCCTCGCGCACGTCCTCCTCGGTCAGTTTGCCTTTGCCGCCGAGTTTTTGGAAAACCGCCTGCAATCGGTCGGAGAGACTCTCAAACATGGCGCCACTCGCTCTTCACGCAAAAAAGCGGCGCTTCACCGCTCTAACCTGCACATTGTAGCCAGAATTCGCTGCTGCGTCAAATTATACCAATGACCGGTGACCATCCGGCATGGTCACCCCGAGCGGAGCGAGGGGTCGTGCGCGACCCGCGCAGATTCCTCGCTGCGCGCGGAATGACAAGTCGCTGCGCGCGGAATGACCAGCATGCGGCATCTTCAATCGTCATTGGCATTATCCGTACAGCGCCGCCAGAATGCGCGTCGTGATCAGTTGCTGGACAATCCCTGCCAGCAGGAACATCGGCAGGATGACGAAGAGCCACACTTTACCGAACTGCGCTAGCGACCAGAGGATATTCTGCCCGACGGTGAACCCTTTTGGCGGAGCCATCACGGCGGCGCCGATGCGGATGCCGAGCGCCGCGCCGAGCAGGGCAGCGGGCAGTTCGATGATGCCATGCGGCAGCACATAGCCAATCACAAACTGAAGCGGGCTATCGGGTCCCAGCGTCAGCCAGTCGCCGCCGCCTGCCATCAGCGCCCCGGCGATGTACCCGATGCCGCCGAAGGCGAAGAACGGCACCATGAGCGAAAAGATGCCGAACGTGAAGGTTGCCAGCAGCGCCGTGATCAGCAGGCGCGCGCTGTTGGCGATGCCGGTGAAGATGCCAAGCGCCAGGCTCGGCTCCGGCGTGATGCCGACGCGCCCCGGCGACTGCCCGATCCGGTCGAAGAAGCCTCCGAGGAGCGGACCGCACAGCGCGCCAGCGATTGCTGCCAGCAGCGCCACGAGCAATGGCGTGCGATAGTCGCGCAGGAGCGCAGGCAGGTCGTGCCGGTAGAACCGACGCAGCGAGAACGGCGCGCCGGTGTAGGCCTCCGGCGGCGTGCCTGCCGGCTGATACTCACGCGCAAACGTCAGGAATGTTTGCGCGATATGGCGCAGGTTCAGCTGCTCGTGCTCGCGCGATAGAATCTCTTCACGGTTGAACGCCCCCATACCGGTGCGTGTCAGCACTGCGGCGATCACGAGCAGGAGCGCGACCGCCAGCCAGAGCACGTCCCAGCGGCGCGCAATGATCAGGAGCGCTTCGAGCTGAATGGTTGCCGCCGTCGGCAACAACACGAAGCTTGCCAGCAGATTGGCGGCGCGAATACTCGTCGTATGGCTCGAAATGATCACGGCTCCGGCGACCATGACCACCGCCTTCACCAGGATCAGGAGCAGCACCACCACCAGATACTCGAACGTCAGTCCATCGAAGAAGAGGTCGGGTTCACGCACGCGCAGCGAGATGCCAAAGATGGTCATCGCCAGGAGCGACGACATGAGCGGCGGAATGAGCGCAGAAAGGAGTTTCCCCAGGTAGAGCGCATGGTCAGAGAGGGGCATCGACAGCAGCGCTTCCAGGCTGTTGCGCTCCCGTTCGCCGACGAACGACTCGAGCGCGGTGATCAGCGAAAATGATGCGGGAATGAAGCCGACCAGCAACATGGCGAAAGGAATGAGACGAACGACCGACCCGCGATCGCCGACAAAGTCGATTGCCACGCTCGATGCAGCGATCAACAGTTGTGGCAGCACAAATGTGAGAATAAAGATTGGCACAAGAATACGCCAATCGGTCAGTGTGTCGTTGACTTCACGGCGAACAATGATGCGTATCGCGCTTACAGCGGACATAACCAGACCTCAAGCCTCCATATGCTGCTCAGGCATCAGCGAATGAAGCAGCAGGCGCCCAGACTGTGTCCTTCTGCGCATCTGTGCAGATACATGCGTCAGCCCACGAACGAATGCCTCTGCTCCAGAACGTTCAACCCTCAACCTTCACCATCTCCTCCGACGTCGATTGATCGGCTGGCGATGATCGGTCGTGTCGGGCGGATGGCTCAACGGATGGTCCGGCATCGGTTCGCCCGTTGCCGGCAACGATTTCGAGGTAGACATCTTCCAGGCGACGCGGCAGTTCATTGAGCGCCACAATCGGAATCCCCGCTTCTGCCAGCCGCGCGACGATCTGGGGATTGACGTGGCGCGCATCATCGGTATGGTAGTACACCCGTTCGTCATCGATACGCTCGATCGACACCATGCCATCGAGTACCACGACGGCGCGCTGTGCGGGGGTTCCCAGGCGGAGTTCCCACCGTGGCGCTCCCAGAAACTGGCGGGTTAACTGAGCACATGTGCCCTCGGCGACAATCGAGCCATTGCGGATAATCACGATCCGGTCAGCAAGTTCCTCCGCCTCGGTCAGATTGTGGGTTGTGAGCAGAATCGTGCGTTTAGCGGCGCGTAGTTCCAGCATCGCATCGCGCACCTGACGGGCGCTGTGCGGGTCCATTGCCGTGGTCGGCTCATCCAGGTAGAGCACCGGGGGATCGTGAATGAGCGCCCGGATCAGGGCCACCTTCTGCTTCATGCCTTTCGAGAAACTGTCGAGTCGTTTATTGCGCGCCTCCCATAGCCCGAACTGACGCAGCAACTGTTCGGCGCGCCGGGCGCTTTCAGTGGCAGACATACCCTGCAATGCGCCGAAGAAGCAGAG
This region includes:
- a CDS encoding KH domain-containing protein; this translates as MKALLEYLATSLVDHPEAVTIKERTGRYTVTYQLTVAPDETGKVIGRSGRVAKAIRDLMSVAAARRHKRVHVDIE
- the rimM gene encoding ribosome maturation factor RimM (Essential for efficient processing of 16S rRNA) yields the protein MEDRPSADEVLLIGTVVDAFGLHGEIKVRSVTDRVDHLRHHVQTVFVGEERRPFPLQRIREPKTGVLILTLGGVTDRTMAEALRGAEVTIRECDAAPLEADEYFIHQLYGLRVVESSGAEIGIVREVLQTGANDVIVVERHGRSDTLLPMIHDVVESLDVAAGQIVVRLLPGLIDEEG
- a CDS encoding stage II sporulation protein M, producing MSAVSAIRIIVRREVNDTLTDWRILVPIFILTFVLPQLLIAASSVAIDFVGDRGSVVRLIPFAMLLVGFIPASFSLITALESFVGERERNSLEALLSMPLSDHALYLGKLLSALIPPLMSSLLAMTIFGISLRVREPDLFFDGLTFEYLVVVLLLILVKAVVMVAGAVIISSHTTSIRAANLLASFVLLPTAATIQLEALLIIARRWDVLWLAVALLLVIAAVLTRTGMGAFNREEILSREHEQLNLRHIAQTFLTFAREYQPAGTPPEAYTGAPFSLRRFYRHDLPALLRDYRTPLLVALLAAIAGALCGPLLGGFFDRIGQSPGRVGITPEPSLALGIFTGIANSARLLITALLATFTFGIFSLMVPFFAFGGIGYIAGALMAGGGDWLTLGPDSPLQFVIGYVLPHGIIELPAALLGAALGIRIGAAVMAPPKGFTVGQNILWSLAQFGKVWLFVILPMFLLAGIVQQLITTRILAALYG
- the rpsP gene encoding 30S ribosomal protein S16 — its product is MVTIRLRRTGKTKKPSYRLVVADSRAPRDGRFIEIVGHYNPVRQPKELNVKADRVRYWLGVGAQPSETVVRLLKQVGVLDADGKPAPVTPIEG
- a CDS encoding phosphatidylserine decarboxylase, translated to MGDNDRASDALPRIPGFEPAATPIVSLGLGLAGILLRVRPRLAPLPLALTAAAALLCRDPERATPDDADALFAPADGVAHGTNELYEHRFLHTDAVQLSINVSPFDVAVQRSPASGTIDYLEHYPADLLPLHAAHDVARRTERLFLGISTAWGPLLLVITARIPGQPVTPLVRLGDRVRAGQRLARVRFGSRVDLLAPRDLIEWQPAPGARLRAGVSLIGQVVLL
- a CDS encoding Rcas_1661 family thioredoxin-like (seleno)lipoprotein, coding for MIKQHQVLPLAIILPIIIAACGGTPSAAPTPPQSAPIVSTAPSATQVSAVATPASDTPAATTEAAGLERGRTPEGYHYLGNADAPVTILEFSDFLCTACAFHVEETEPAIIDAYVATGKARIVYRHLLQLGEESLRAAEAAECAGDQGKFWEMRDAIYRNQAALYTTGDVGAALTYLAQTIDLDMNEYNVCVQSRKHRARIEADFRAAQDAGIRSRPVFDIGGTRLVGARPFEDFQAILDQQ
- a CDS encoding ABC transporter ATP-binding protein, translating into MIEARHLHKVFGAFHAVRDVSLTVDPGEVVALLGPNGAGKTTTVRMLGAILRPSEGYARVAGYDVVEQARDVRRVVGLLTEFPGLYLRMRPQEYLCFFGALQGMSATESARRAEQLLRQFGLWEARNKRLDSFSKGMKQKVALIRALIHDPPVLYLDEPTTAMDPHSARQVRDAMLELRAAKRTILLTTHNLTEAEELADRIVIIRNGSIVAEGTCAQLTRQFLGAPRWELRLGTPAQRAVVVLDGMVSIERIDDERVYYHTDDARHVNPQIVARLAEAGIPIVALNELPRRLEDVYLEIVAGNGRTDAGPSVEPSARHDRSSPADQSTSEEMVKVEG
- a CDS encoding glycosyltransferase — protein: MDVPSISLVCTVRDEADNIAELIDSMLAQSLLPDEIVINDCQSRDATPQIVARYIACGAPIRLVQGGHNIPSGRNNAIRHARGALIACTDAGLRLEPHWLERITAPIRRGDADVVGGFFRPAPRSLFELVLGATNYREAEEIDPARFLPFGKSCAFRREAWERVGGYPEWANHCEDVLFALALKHLGFRFAFAPDALVFFRPRSSLAAFARQYYFYARGDGVAGLWTLRHAVRYATYITAAMLLLASRRHSWTLALIAAGACAYVRDPLWRLRQRAPALDGVSMLRAALLIPVIRLVGDVAKMIGYPVGVVQRLRSASLRRNVVHYRKSVTLQQHDLTDERHTGA
- the ffh gene encoding signal recognition particle protein, translated to MFESLSDRLQAVFQKLGGKGKLTEEDVREAMKQVRIALLEADVNLKVVREFVARVTEKAVGEEVTKSLTPAQQVIKIVHQELIDLLGQANVPLAEARPGPTIIMLIGLQGSGKTTTAAKLALWLRKKGKRPLLVAADIYRPAAITQLESLGRQLGIPVHSEGAQSRPPDIARNAVRRARDESITHVIIDTAGRLQIDEPLMVELEQINAAVEPVERLLVVDAMIGQEAVRVAEEFNRRVGLTGIIFTKIDGDARGGAALSVRAVTGVPIKFLGSGEKVEASTIEPFHPDRLASRILGMGDVLSLIERAEAIYDEEQARKMQKKLVKGSFDFEDFLASMQQMRKLGPLQQILGMIPGLDKLAREEIITEKDLKKIEAIIFSMTKEERRNPDLIKGRRKERIARGSGTQVQEVTQLVNQFRQMQRMMKRMGGKGGIDPRELMRRLR